The following proteins come from a genomic window of Terribacillus aidingensis:
- a CDS encoding DUF2306 domain-containing protein, producing the protein MILKRIRMGMIIMLAVGIAGYSVVQYGFVGLDRAGLVVQKISFGEVLPDMWRIMLSIHIATSIFALVLGPFLLLDSIRQKNKVLHKRMGYIYTAGVTGGGVSGLYLAYYATGGLIAQLGFALLAISWLITVFLAVRAAIQRKIIQHQRWTMINYSLTFTAVTLRIWLGVFVLIFGTSDYETYYAYIAWLCWVPNVLFMIFFLRRKKYYVH; encoded by the coding sequence GTGATTCTGAAACGAATTCGGATGGGCATGATTATTATGCTGGCAGTTGGTATAGCAGGTTATTCTGTTGTTCAGTATGGGTTTGTCGGATTGGATAGAGCAGGCTTGGTCGTACAGAAAATCAGTTTTGGTGAGGTCTTACCAGATATGTGGAGAATTATGCTCAGTATACACATTGCAACGAGTATCTTCGCGCTCGTACTTGGTCCGTTTCTGCTCCTGGATAGTATCAGACAAAAGAACAAAGTATTACACAAACGGATGGGCTACATTTATACAGCGGGGGTAACAGGTGGAGGTGTCTCTGGTCTTTATTTAGCGTACTATGCCACTGGAGGATTGATTGCGCAACTGGGTTTTGCGTTGCTTGCCATCAGTTGGCTGATCACTGTATTCCTCGCAGTCAGAGCAGCTATCCAAAGAAAAATAATTCAGCATCAGCGCTGGACCATGATTAATTACAGCCTGACATTCACCGCAGTAACATTGCGAATATGGCTGGGAGTATTCGTACTTATTTTTGGTACCTCAGATTATGAAACGTACTATGCGTATATTGCCTGGCTTTGCTGGGTTCCAAATGTACTGTTTATGATTTTCTTTCTAAGAAGAAAAAAATATTATGTGCACTAA
- a CDS encoding LLM class flavin-dependent oxidoreductase, translating into MEKYRIDPSKGMEFGIYTLGDHLADPRTGERISAKERIQQMVRLAQLADQAGIDFFSVGESHQPYFASQAHAVILAAIAQATERIKIGSSSTIISTSDPVRVYENFATLDLISNGRAEIIAGRASRIGLFELLGYDLHNYEELFEEKFDLLLQLNEEEIVNWSGEFRRPLRNAEVLPRPVTGSLPIWRAVGGTPASAVKAGYAGVPMTVAMLGGPASVFKRTIDTYREALAARGFDPTQLPVATTGFFYAAETTQEALRDYYPHINEGMKKTNGQGFPKQLFAQGADHRSIINVGSPQQIIEKILYQHEQFGHQRYLAQLDFGGVPIEKMEQNIEYIATEILPAIKKYTKQGGAE; encoded by the coding sequence ATGGAAAAATATCGCATTGATCCAAGTAAGGGAATGGAATTCGGAATATACACATTAGGCGACCATTTAGCAGATCCGCGAACAGGAGAGCGTATCTCTGCCAAAGAAAGGATTCAGCAGATGGTACGGTTAGCTCAGCTTGCCGATCAGGCTGGTATCGATTTCTTCAGTGTTGGCGAAAGCCATCAGCCTTACTTTGCATCACAGGCTCATGCTGTCATACTGGCAGCAATTGCGCAAGCTACGGAAAGAATCAAAATCGGAAGTTCCTCGACAATCATTAGTACATCAGATCCTGTACGAGTGTATGAGAATTTTGCTACGCTTGACTTAATATCCAATGGTCGCGCGGAAATCATCGCCGGTCGTGCATCACGTATTGGGTTGTTTGAATTGCTCGGATATGACCTGCATAACTATGAGGAACTATTCGAAGAGAAGTTTGATTTGCTGCTTCAGTTAAATGAGGAAGAAATCGTCAATTGGAGCGGTGAATTCCGCAGACCTTTGCGAAACGCTGAAGTTTTGCCGCGTCCAGTAACTGGTTCTTTACCAATTTGGCGTGCTGTGGGCGGTACTCCAGCGAGTGCCGTGAAAGCAGGCTATGCTGGTGTTCCTATGACAGTAGCGATGCTTGGTGGTCCGGCAAGTGTATTCAAACGAACAATTGATACGTATAGAGAAGCGTTGGCAGCGCGAGGATTCGATCCTACTCAGCTGCCAGTAGCAACGACAGGATTCTTTTATGCAGCAGAGACAACGCAGGAAGCGTTACGTGATTATTATCCGCACATTAATGAAGGTATGAAAAAGACGAATGGACAAGGGTTTCCGAAACAATTATTTGCCCAAGGTGCCGATCATCGAAGCATCATCAATGTGGGCAGTCCGCAGCAAATCATTGAGAAAATCCTCTATCAGCATGAGCAATTCGGTCATCAGCGTTATCTAGCCCAGCTTGATTTCGGCGGTGTACCTATCGAGAAAATGGAGCAAAACATCGAGTATATCGCTACTGAAATATTGCCGGCAATCAAGAAATATACGAAGCAGGGAGGCGCTGAATAA
- a CDS encoding TetR/AcrR family transcriptional regulator: MAELTKDKIIKQARVLFIEQGYEKVSMRGIAKDLGCSHGALYYHFKNKTALFSEVLDFYFQELNSIIDRIMEQEENDKLKDLFLEFIRFGLDHPHQYELMFMLKSEEMDSLMQRPATESYERFAAAVEQASGIHLYNDHIYSIFLALHGFVSLHLHRIENFEGVAEGAARHVDFLKKTI; the protein is encoded by the coding sequence ATGGCGGAACTAACAAAAGATAAAATTATCAAGCAGGCAAGGGTGCTTTTTATTGAGCAAGGGTATGAAAAAGTGTCTATGCGGGGAATCGCGAAAGATTTAGGATGCAGCCACGGCGCATTATACTATCATTTTAAAAATAAGACGGCATTATTTTCAGAAGTGCTGGACTTCTATTTTCAAGAATTGAATAGCATTATCGATCGGATTATGGAGCAAGAAGAGAATGATAAACTGAAGGATTTATTCCTTGAATTCATCCGTTTTGGACTTGATCATCCGCATCAATATGAGCTGATGTTTATGTTGAAAAGTGAAGAAATGGATAGTTTGATGCAGCGGCCGGCAACAGAAAGCTATGAGCGGTTTGCAGCGGCAGTAGAACAAGCTAGTGGCATTCATCTGTATAACGACCACATTTACTCAATCTTCCTTGCTTTGCATGGGTTTGTGTCGCTCCATTTGCACCGTATTGAGAATTTCGAAGGGGTAGCCGAAGGAGCCGCTAGACATGTTGATTTTTTAAAGAAGACCATTTGA
- a CDS encoding NADPH-dependent FMN reductase — protein sequence MKVVGISGSIVGSKTKTAMSLLWEEMITAYPDAEHELLDLADYQLQFSDGRNYLDYTGDTAYVTEQIMQADILFIGTPIFQASIPGTLKNVFDLLPTQALRDKVAGIVVTAGSAKHFLVAEQQLKPILSYMKAHLVSTYVFVEEKDFLNGKIMNDDVHFRLQRLIEDAFDLAESQAAIRIKKEAAYDF from the coding sequence ATGAAAGTGGTAGGAATATCCGGCTCGATTGTCGGATCAAAGACAAAGACAGCAATGTCGCTTCTTTGGGAAGAGATGATTACTGCTTATCCTGATGCAGAACACGAGCTATTGGACTTAGCTGACTATCAGCTGCAATTCAGCGATGGAAGAAACTACTTGGATTACACTGGTGACACGGCATATGTAACCGAGCAGATCATGCAAGCAGACATTCTGTTTATTGGTACACCAATCTTCCAAGCATCCATTCCAGGAACACTGAAAAATGTATTCGACCTGCTGCCAACACAAGCATTACGCGATAAGGTCGCAGGTATCGTAGTCACTGCTGGCTCAGCAAAACATTTTCTAGTGGCTGAGCAGCAGCTGAAACCGATCCTTTCATATATGAAGGCACATCTTGTATCAACGTATGTATTTGTGGAAGAAAAAGACTTTTTGAACGGAAAAATCATGAATGATGATGTGCATTTCCGATTGCAGCGATTAATAGAAGATGCTTTTGATTTAGCAGAGTCACAAGCAGCCATTCGAATTAAAAAAGAAGCAGCATACGATTTTTAA